The following coding sequences lie in one Phyllopteryx taeniolatus isolate TA_2022b chromosome 4, UOR_Ptae_1.2, whole genome shotgun sequence genomic window:
- the sirt7 gene encoding NAD-dependent protein deacetylase sirtuin-7 encodes MANETDCGVSSRAERKALEKAKILQRENEREIIRLVGRILKKPESERSEEEVSVLLLHRDTAEELCKRKFRRNELKRKQEEVFDTADDLKSKVWQLAVAVKQAKHLVVYTGAGISTAASIPDYRGPNGVWTQLQKGHAVSSSDLSKAEPTLTHTCIGMLYKEMLVKHVVSQNCDGLHLRSGLPRHALSELHGNMFIEVCTSCSPVREYVRLFDVTERTSLHRHGTGRRCCHCGSELRDTIVHFGERGTLEQPLNWKGAAEAAKAADVILCLGSSLKVLKKYACLWCMNRPASKRPKLYIINLQWTPKDDFAVLKINAKCDDVMSLLMEELNIQIPVYDRAEDPIFSLAAPLQPEDENSHTRVVIAPHAGPGDSFCDPDNAAKATVVQGGWFGRGYGKGRKKKKAA; translated from the exons ATGGCAAATGAGACGGACTGCGGTGTCTCTTCCCGGGCGGAGAGAAAAGCTTTAGAAAAGGCCAAGATACTGCAAAGAGAAAACGAGAGGGAGATCATTAGGCTG GTTGGACGGATCCTGAAAAAACCCGAGTCTGAGAGGTCCGAGGAGGAGGTTTCCGTGCTTTTGCTGCACAGAGACACGGCGGAGGAGCTCTGCAAGAGGAAGTTCCGCAGAAATGAACTCAAGAGGAAGCAAGAGGAG GTGTTTGACACTGCTGATGACCTGAAGAGTAAAGTGTGGCAGCTGGCTGTGGCAGTCAAACAAGCAAAACACTTGGTGGTTTACACTGGAGCTGGAATAAGTACA GCAGCGTCCATCCCTGACTACCGAGGGCCCAATGGTGTTTGGACACAACTGCAGAAGGGCCACGCAGTCAG CTCATCTGACCTGAGCAAAGCGGAACCGACGCTCACACACACGTGCATTGGGATGCTTTATAAGGAAATGCTG GTCAAGCATGTCGTGTCTCAAAACTGTGATGGACTTCATCTACGTAGTGGTCTTCCCAGACACGCCTTGTCTGAACTTCATGGAAACATGTTCATTgag GTGTGTACGTCTTGTTCTCCAGTCAGGGAATATGTGCGTTTGTTCGATGTGACAGAGCGCACATCCCTCCATCGGCATGGCACGGGCCGCAGGTGCTGCCACTGCGGCAGTGAACTCAGGGACACAATAGTGCACTTTGGGGAACGAGGAACCCTGGAGCAACCTCTAAACTGGAAGGGAGCTGCGGAGGCAGCCAAGGCGGCTGACGTTATCCTCTGCTTAGGTTCCAGTCTGAAG GTGCTGAAGAAATATGCTTGTCTGTGGTGCATGAACAGACCAGCAAGCAAAAGACCCAAACTGTACATCATTAACCTCCAG TGGACACCAAAAGATGACTTCGCTGTACTAAAAATCAATGCCAAGTGTGATGATGTCATGAGTCTTCTCATGGAAGAGCTTAATATCCAGATTCCTGTTTATGACAG GGCAGAAGACCCTATCTTCAGCCTTGCCGCACCTCTGCAGCCTGAGGATGAGAACAGCCACACCCGTGTCGTCATAGCTCCCCACGCTGGTCCCGGTGACTCCTTTTGTGATCCTGACAACGCTGCAAAAGCCACGGTGGTGCAGGGTGGGTGGTTTGGAAGAGGCTATGGCAaaggaaggaagaagaaaaaagcagcCTAG
- the pcyt2 gene encoding ethanolamine-phosphate cytidylyltransferase isoform X2: MIENGHHDTKEQLGEGGRSNEAAVSGCSPEKRKRVVRLWCDGCYDMVHYGHSNQLRQAKGMGDYLIVGVHTDDDITLTVDGQDTYDEVKRAGRYRECKRTQGVSTTDLVGRMLLMTKSHHSNLDNPDYQQHTDNFGKGPKGHSPWTGVSQFLQTSQKIIQFASGKEPQPGDTIIYVAGAFDLFHIGHVDFLAMVYKLAERPYVIVGLHFDQEVNRYKGKNYPIMNVHERTLSVLACRYVSEVVIGAPYAVTKDLLDHFKVDLVCHGMTKVFPDKDGSEPYAEPKRRGIFRTIDSANNLTTDDIVQRIIENRLQFEARNQKKEAKEMAVIEAMKKKEEQSESAH, from the exons ATGATTGAAAACGGCCATCACGACACGAAGGAGCAACTCGGGGAAGGCGGCCGTAGTAATGAAGCAGCTGTTTCAGGGTGCAGCCCGGAGAAAAGGAAGCGCGTTGTTCGCCTTTGGTGTGACGGCTG TTATGACATGGTCCACTATGGTCACTCAAATCAACTGCGGCAAGCTAAAGGCATGGGGGATTACCTCATCGTTGGAGTGCACACTGATG atgACATCACGCTGACTGTGGATGGCCAAGACACGTATGACGAGGTGAAGAGAGCAGGACGTTATCGGGAATGTAAACGCACGCAGGGAGTCTCCACCACAGACCTCGTGGGACGTATGCTTCTCATGACCAAATCACATCACAGCAACTTG GATAATCCAGATTATCAGCAGCATACGGACAATTTTGGAAAG GGTCCTAAAGGCCACAGTCCATGGACTGGAGTGTCTCAGTTTTTACAGACGTCCCAGAAGATCATCCAGTTTGCCTCGGGGAAGGAGCCGCAGCCCGGAGACACCATCATCTATGTAGCCGGGGCATTTGACCTCTTCC ACATCGGCCATGTTGACTTCCTAGCAATGGTCTACAAGCTGGCAGAGAGACCTTACGTCATTGTAGGTCTGCATTTCGACCAG GAAGTGAATCGGTACAAGGGAAAGAACTATCCAATCATGAACGTCCACGAGAGGACCCTGAGCGTCCTGGCCTGTCGG TATGTGTCAGAAGTGGTGATTGGTGCACCCTACGCAGTGACCAAAGACCTGCTGGATCATTTTAAG GTGGACCTGGTTTGTCATGGCATGACAAAAGTATTCCCTGACAAGGATGGGTCGGAACCCTACGCT GAGCCCAAGAGGAGAGGGATATTTAGGACCATTGATAGTGCAAACAATCTCACCACCGATGACATCGTTCAGAGGATCATTGAAAACAG GCTGCAGTTTGAAGCCAGGAACCAGAAGAAGGAGGCCAAGGAGATGGCGGTGATCGAGGCGATGAAGAAGAAAGAGGAGCAGAGCGAATCTGCTCACTAG
- the pcyt2 gene encoding ethanolamine-phosphate cytidylyltransferase isoform X1 produces the protein MIENGHHDTKEQLGEGGRSNEAAVSGCSPEKRKRVVRLWCDGCYDMVHYGHSNQLRQAKGMGDYLIVGVHTDAEISKHKGPPVFTQEERYKMVRAIKWVDEIVKGAPYVTTLETLDKFNCDFCVHGDDITLTVDGQDTYDEVKRAGRYRECKRTQGVSTTDLVGRMLLMTKSHHSNLDNPDYQQHTDNFGKGPKGHSPWTGVSQFLQTSQKIIQFASGKEPQPGDTIIYVAGAFDLFHIGHVDFLAMVYKLAERPYVIVGLHFDQEVNRYKGKNYPIMNVHERTLSVLACRYVSEVVIGAPYAVTKDLLDHFKVDLVCHGMTKVFPDKDGSEPYAEPKRRGIFRTIDSANNLTTDDIVQRIIENRLQFEARNQKKEAKEMAVIEAMKKKEEQSESAH, from the exons ATGATTGAAAACGGCCATCACGACACGAAGGAGCAACTCGGGGAAGGCGGCCGTAGTAATGAAGCAGCTGTTTCAGGGTGCAGCCCGGAGAAAAGGAAGCGCGTTGTTCGCCTTTGGTGTGACGGCTG TTATGACATGGTCCACTATGGTCACTCAAATCAACTGCGGCAAGCTAAAGGCATGGGGGATTACCTCATCGTTGGAGTGCACACTGATG CGGAAATCTCCAAGCACAAGGGcccgccagtcttcactcaggaGGAGCGCTATAAGATGGTGCGGGCCATCAAGTGGGTGGATGAGATTGTGAAAGGAGCACCCTATGTAACGACCCTGGAGACTCTGGACAAGTTTAACTGTGACTTCTGTGTACACGGAG atgACATCACGCTGACTGTGGATGGCCAAGACACGTATGACGAGGTGAAGAGAGCAGGACGTTATCGGGAATGTAAACGCACGCAGGGAGTCTCCACCACAGACCTCGTGGGACGTATGCTTCTCATGACCAAATCACATCACAGCAACTTG GATAATCCAGATTATCAGCAGCATACGGACAATTTTGGAAAG GGTCCTAAAGGCCACAGTCCATGGACTGGAGTGTCTCAGTTTTTACAGACGTCCCAGAAGATCATCCAGTTTGCCTCGGGGAAGGAGCCGCAGCCCGGAGACACCATCATCTATGTAGCCGGGGCATTTGACCTCTTCC ACATCGGCCATGTTGACTTCCTAGCAATGGTCTACAAGCTGGCAGAGAGACCTTACGTCATTGTAGGTCTGCATTTCGACCAG GAAGTGAATCGGTACAAGGGAAAGAACTATCCAATCATGAACGTCCACGAGAGGACCCTGAGCGTCCTGGCCTGTCGG TATGTGTCAGAAGTGGTGATTGGTGCACCCTACGCAGTGACCAAAGACCTGCTGGATCATTTTAAG GTGGACCTGGTTTGTCATGGCATGACAAAAGTATTCCCTGACAAGGATGGGTCGGAACCCTACGCT GAGCCCAAGAGGAGAGGGATATTTAGGACCATTGATAGTGCAAACAATCTCACCACCGATGACATCGTTCAGAGGATCATTGAAAACAG GCTGCAGTTTGAAGCCAGGAACCAGAAGAAGGAGGCCAAGGAGATGGCGGTGATCGAGGCGATGAAGAAGAAAGAGGAGCAGAGCGAATCTGCTCACTAG